A region from the Ptychodera flava strain L36383 chromosome 10, AS_Pfla_20210202, whole genome shotgun sequence genome encodes:
- the LOC139142337 gene encoding uncharacterized protein, protein MKKTEVLPIPPVFEDYYGFNEVKRKKMKSLPLSSMELNSHSQALYSILLKPVMKSSPAWKSMHDNVQQLAECFRTYKVHLEHQAAMQDKYRNLDHPVRTVAENATVEHRSRATYGVKDKYKLLNNDVVAAGILKPVLFDESKHLNECFQNPVQRYRFLQDMQLSVPIDVFRFCPGGSFITTVAVVQVTENRSDAEMLTQAARLITAMKPELKEFHTLAQKRAFREKLSRVTTVLPSIADLIYKELTIDAATAAHPETQQRLRLIFLGEEGLLTDLRHLNAGRPTGTFDVFFDKLAELVDEVKLLQMNAVTM, encoded by the coding sequence ATGAAGAAAACAGAAGTGCTACCAATACCTCCTGTGTTTGAGGACTACTATGGCTTTAATGAGGTGAAGCGCAAGAAGATGAAATCTTTGCCTTTATCGAGTATGGAGCTCAACAGTCACAGCCAAGCGTTGTACAGCATATTGTTGAAACCTGTGATGAAGAGCAGTCCAGCCTGGAAATCAATGCATGACAACGTACAACAACTGGCTGAGTGTTTCCGTACATATAAAGTGCATCTAGAACACCAAGCTGCAATGCAAGATAAGTACAGGAATCTTGATCATCCTGTGAGAACTGTAGCTGAAAATGCAACTGTTGAACATAGATCCAGGGCCACATACGGTGTCAAGGACAAATACAAGCTACTGAACAATGATGTTGTGGCAGCTGGTATACTAAAACCAGTTCTGTTCGATGAGTCTAAACATCTCAATGAATGCTTTCAAAATCCAGTGCAGCGTTATCGTTTTTTGCAAGATATGCAACTGTCAGTTCCAATAGATGTTTTCAGGTTCTGCCCTGGTGGATCATTTATAACAACCGTGGCTGTTGTTCAAGTTACTGAAAACCGCTCTGATGCTGAAATGCTCACCCAGGCAGCCAGACTTATCACAGCCATGAAACCAGAATTGAAAGAGTTTCACACCCTAGCACAGAAACGAGCATTCAGGGAGAAGCTCAGCCGTGTCACTACTGTATTACCAAGCATAGCAGACTTGATTTACAAGGAGCTTACTATAGATGCAGCCACAGCAGCTCATCCAGAAACACAACAGCGGTTGCGTCTTATCTTTTTGGGAGAAGAAGGACTACTGACTGATTTACGACACTTGAATGCTGGGAGACCAACAGGtacatttgatgtattttttgacaagcttGCAGAACTAGTTGATGAGGTAAAACTGCTGCAGATGAACGCCGTCACAATGTAG